The genomic region CAAAAGGAAAGAGTTTGAAAACAGTGATGTCATCCTAAATTATCCATTTAATGCTAAGAGTCTCGCTGCCACACAGCGGTTCACACACTTGTCACCAAATTATTTTTAAGGTGTTGCTGCCGCAGATTTTCCATCTCGTCCTATTTACACATTTATCCGATTAACATTTACTTCATTTGAGCAGCCTCTTTTTGTCTTCAGTCTACTATGGATCtgtctggtctgtctgtctgcctgtctgcctgtctgtctgagaGCAAACTCGTCCCTCTTGTCTCTCTGAGAGCGGTCATTCCCCAAGGCCATCACAACACAGCTGGATGTTAGCAACGGACTCcaaggcaacagcagcagcagcagcagcagcagctcactgtTCAACAGTTTGCTTGTTTGCTGGTATACAgactgaaatacagtatgtgtaacTTTACATAAGAATTTGTAgtaaaaaacagtattttctttacattttggGTGCCTTTTTCGATTACTAtattaaaacgtacagtatatacagaggctataagaatgtgcaatataaagtgtcttatatccttttttccagcacaacctaggcaatctgatgggAAAACTACAATAATTTTCACCatctacataaacacacctgagcaaaaagtactcaaaatgtctaaaatcggattgaatatgtgaaattcggaaatatgtcacagttcgaagttcgcttggctcgtttttatgaagaaaaaggaaagaaaaacgcatttttaaagcctgaatatgtgacctacaaacacacacaggatgtccataaaaggagttgtgtattattcccatggtaATTTAGTCAAAATCAATCCATTTGGTGACATATTGTGGTTCTCAATATGATCAttgatacaccagggcaaatattgatattttaattaacaaatgaaggaaCCAGAAAACTACAACCATTTTTATATTGCATGATCTGGTCAGGGTTACTGACATTAAAGAATGTTCTGCCTCTGGCTTGTGGACATGAAATCAGGTCTTTAACTTTGACTTAACAAGTGTGTAAAATTCATCGTGTTCTGTCTGAGTCTTTGATCaagattaaaaaatacatgactACATGTCTTCAGAGAATGacatttccctctctccctctctctctgtgtgtgtgtggttggttgGGTGATAAAGAACGCCTTTGATCCACTGACGCTGACAAACAGGTGAAATTTATGGCTCACTCCGTTGCCATTTtctcatttccagcaccatcacacAGCCTCACACAGACACTTATCACCAGAGGGAACATAAAACATGCTTCTCCTTCAACACTTAcacgtttctctctctctcaaatgcAGTAATAATGACATGCCAACACTGTGCGTCCGCTTTGAGAAGAGAACATTTCCAAAGACTTCGCACAAcacgacacacaaacatgaagtaTTATTGTATTTCAGTCAGTCccagacctgactgaggtaaatgtcaaaaaattggattttatttttttccgtTATTCCGTGTGCAGCATGGCGACGTCACCATGTGAGATCTAAACATGgctgtactgagaaacacagagagagagtggggtgGAGCGTCGCGTGAACTCGCCTGACATTGGCTCAAATGAAGCaaacatttgttcattttaaaaggttatgcattacatttttaagACAGGAGTGTGTGCCGTAATTATAGAAGCACACACTTGAGTAGTCAACCAAATGCAGTGTTTGCTGAATTCATTTGGACTGACTGCTCTGATGGCTTTAAGCAGCTATGAATTTCAAATGACTCCCAGTTTGGACATCATTTCCTTATAGGCGGTAACATATCAAACATGACAGTTATGTTGTTATGGCCTCATAACGCTGTGCTCTGCGTTCTCTGCCGTTATGAACAAGGGGCTTGGGGACTGTGGAGTTTAAAATGGAGAGTTTAAGTATAGCCTTCAAGTTTGAAGCAAATGGAGGAAGGACTGTTTCATAACAGCGCCATTTCAGGAGCATCTCACTGGACGGTTCCTGCCACACCTTCAGCTCGTTGCAGGGCTATAAATCTTTGAAGAACTGCAACCCCGCAGTCACCCAGATGCTGAGGCGGTCCCACCCAGTTGGTGGGTGGGAGAAGAGATCCCAGTCAAGgtctgagactgtgtgtgtttatatgtgtgtgggACAAAGGTCGACATACGATACAGCAGCAGGTGATCCATCATATCTTTTTGATCATCTGCACTGTGAccctgaggtaaaaaaaaaatctatcttcAACAAACAAGGTGAAGGTGACATTGCCTTTCAACAGGTTTAAAgctctataataataataataataattataaaaaaaaagattttccaATCTCATGTCTGAAAATACACATACTGGGACTCAATATTGAACCTCAACTGAACAAAAAAGGTCCTTTcttgagctgcaactaacgattattttcattatcaattaatctgtcgattattttctcgattaatcaagtaatcgtttggtccataagatgtcagaaaacgttaaaagacgttgatcagtgtttgtcaaatctggaaatgatgatgttttctttgtttatctggagaaaagaaactattaaatattcacatttaataagcgacaacaatcagaaatcttgttttaatcttgacaaaaagcttcaaactgattaagtgattatcagaatagttgaccATTAATTTAGtttatcgattaataatcaatcaattaagattgtttcagctctagtcttttctttaacctttttttttatcaaacctGCAAGCGAAAGCAAACTCCGCCTTTGTTTATCATTTTACAAATGCATGTCCATAGTAAGAAATATTACTAATTAAAGCCATAAAACACATTGTGTAACAATATGAGACgcacaaaataacataaatgttTTGGGTTATAAGCAAgcaaaattgaaaattgaataGTTATCATCTTAAAAagattcattttgttattttatcatgTAAATTCAACTTTGGGGTTTGAAGGATCATTAATGTAAGTTaataatacatgtattattgttatataaAGTAGTAAAACTCAAAAAAATATCTTTGTATGAACTGTATGATACAAAAAAAGTGGGATATCGTCTTAAAACTgcatatgataataataaaaacccacacacagtgAAACCTTGTGCACCTCAGTTAAGTCAAGTCTTTATTGAAGTGGTGTCATACAGCATTACATAATGAACAACAGCAAAGAGAAGAATAGCATGTCATCTACATTCACTCCCTATACGTTTCTCACCAGAGTAGCTCTAATGAACACTAATTAAGAAGCGATATTAATGATTAAATACTCACTAAACACAGTCATAAACATGGCCAGGAGGGagaaaacaaagctgctggTGTTTTAAGGCATTCTTTACATACTACAGTATTTGATCTATGGCTAAAATCTCAGTTTGATGTtgttacatactgtactgtatttttcaGGAAATGCTTGCTCTTGCATGACATCGGTGTAGCACGTGCACTTTGAAAAAGGTTTGGCAGTGTGATATTTGGAACGTTTGATTTGCTgcggaaagaaaaaaaggcgtGTACACTTGTCGTGACCCTGCACCGTTCATCCGCTGTCAAATAAACGCCGCTTTCATCGATATGTTGTTGTACTTCCGTAAAATAAAACACGTTTCAATGTTCTGATTTGCCACCTCTTCGATGTCCTGATTATGGAAGGCCAcgatacaaacacacttactaCAGTACTAAGATACGCTCACAAGCCTCGAGGAGAACCGCAGGAACCGAGTCTGGGATATCGTGCAGCGAGTCGTGGTACGGCTCGCCATAATCAACCGCAGGAGAATAACATATAGGCTATGTGTTAGTGTTAGGCAGTGCACACGGGcagaaaaacaagtcatttttctACTGGTGAGGTCGAACTACAACAGGCGTTTTATCCAGTCATGGCCACAGCTCAAAACAGGTCGAGGTCGAGCTCTTTCAAACACACTGAGGTCCAGCACATTCTCACTGAACACGGGGCTGTATCGCTGGGAGCCTTGTTGGCATGGATTTCCTTCGGGTTGAGTGATACGGTGGTATGGATTCCAGGgcgtaaatgtaaatgtgtctcAAGCATCATCTGTAACACGTTGAAAATGGTATAAATGAGCATATAGAATATCTCATGCATTTTGTGCTATAGAGCACAACTTCCATCTTGGCCTGAAATTGACTAGACTGCATCAAGAGAAATCCTCCTTCCAAGCCAATCGCCCTTACTAGATATTTTACAGTCACTAATGAGCGCACACGATGATTCTCAGGTCGATAGCGTAAAGGAACTGACCAACCTGAACAAGGGGCTGATGGATTCCATGCAAGCAATGACGATCTACATACACCATGCAACTTTTTCGtcatgtcattgtgtcatttaaaaagcatttaatCAGAAATTTGCTCTGTGCTTGTCCTCTTTTACACCGGCGTCGCAGGAAGAGACACAATCGGACACGTTTCTGTCTAGAAACTACATTCTTTCTGGAGAGGAGAACTGGAATATTGGCTCAGGTAAAAAGCTACGGATACAATTTACTTCCACAGGTAATTGTAGAACGTGTGCTTACTCACAGTTTTGCTTTGTACCGTACATGTGAGTGGATGTCGCAGTGTGGTCGGTCAATATGACCAGCTGATGTGTTCTGAAGCttttgtgcgcacacacacacacacacacacacagtaacacagaggAATGTGTTCATCTCACAGTTTGTGCTAACGGTGCATGATGAccagaggtttttgtttttttcatatatatatcaGTTGTGTGTTGGTATTACGTTTCGTTACTGCTACCTATAAGTGCAACTTGCTATTGTTTGGTGTTGAGTCTGTGGTACAGAAGAATAGATGTAGACGGATGTACTGTGATGTTGTATAGAGTGATGGCTATAGAAGAGTTATAATGGATTTTCCATTAGGGAACACGCGTGAAAGGGAGGTATGAGGAAGAACAAGCCAGCGTAAAACAAACCTATAAACCTGACACTCTGCTTCAAATTAGGGCTGAATGATTCGACCATCAAGTGGATTTGAATACACGGTTCAAATTGTGTTCATTATCAGCTGAAAATTTAAAACTTTCTCTTCCACAGAGTGTGCCATGTGACTCAGGTGGTTGCAAAATGCAACTTCACCCCTAGAGGCCTGTCCTGTTGACATTGTCTTGTGACAGGTCCTCATGTTTTAACTGGACTGCACAGTAAATATCTCGAGTCAAATCGCAATACCTGGCAGAAAAAATAGCAAATCGATATAACGGCAAATTGTTAAGCACAATTTCAGATGTCAGAAACTTTCCAATCTTGCCATGCTTAGAATAAGACAGCAAAGCAAGGCTATCTATCGTCTACTGCCACAGGTGGTCAAGCTAAAGGTTTGTTTTAGGCTGGTGAGACATTGTAGGATAAAGGGAGGCTTTGGGGTTGAAGAACAACAGCTTACAGTATAGGCTTGTTAGTTTTTCTGACCGGCGGCAGTATCACTGGGGTCCTGCTGCTTCTCCACCTTCTTGGTGGTGACCACTGTCTCCTCGTAGACCTCGTGCTGGGAGACCTTGCCCCCAGATTTGCTCTGCTGCTTTTGCTGGTCGTCATCCTTCCCCTCCTTCTTGGAGCTCTTGCTGGAGCTGCTGTAAATGCGGGTTTGGTAGCCGTAGCCTTGCCCGATGCCAGCAGTTATGGAGGGGCTGGAGTAGGACATGCCTGACCCGATGCGGGTCTCCTCCCCTTCCAGGAGTTTCCTGTGAAGAGGAGGACATAGGGAGGGGTTTAGGTATAAGTGACAATGCAGATATCGCACATTATATTGCAGTATCTGTTAGGAAAAAACTGCAGTTAGGTATTTTTTCCAAATCACTGTAGCCTATATTGATTAAAATAGGAAATATTAGAGAAAAGAATACAGGCATTGCATTCTTTAACttccactttattattatttttattattatgtttattattattatgtttattattattattattgttattattattatcattatcatcatcattgttataataattattattattgttattgaatgaTGAACCTACCTGTAGGCTGCAATTTCAATATCCAGTGCCATCTTAACATTCAGCAGATCCTGGTACTCCCTCAGGTGACGAGCCATCTCATTCTTAGTGGTCCTCAGTTCATTCTCCAGCTCTGCCATGCTTTCCTATAAGGACAATATACCAAACGTAAATGTCTGACATGAGAGattttttgaatgtttgttgATTTACAGGCGGAAATAAAGCCTAAGAATGTTTGCTCGTCTAAATTGCTTGCAGAGGAATAATTGCAGCTAAGGAAAAGAAACTCAACTATAGTCctgaatgtgtatttaaagtgcatttaatGTCCTTTGAGGAAAATGAGGATGAagagtttatgtttttaatttagatGGCTGCATCTCACACGCAGGTTTTGTATAAAATGTCTGAGTCATTAATACATAAGCCGTCGGTGGGCGTTGTCACATGCAGATGCTCAGCAGGCTGTCCCAGGGGAGAGAGTTTCAGCACCTTGGATAGAGCCTGAGCAACAACAGCTGCTCCCGTTTTCTCTATCATCTATTGTCTCCTTCATCACTAAATAACTAAAGCACTATGCACCATatacatcaaaataaatgtttcaacTTCCACATTCGAATCCTTCTGAGAAggttaataaaaaatgttattaccTGGTAGTTTCCAATCTCCCCATTGTGCCTGTCCTCCATCTCCCGGAGCTGCTTTTCCAAAGACTCGTTGGTTCCTCTCAGACTCTCGATCTCGATGGTCCTGGACTGCAGCTGCCTCCTGAACTCGTTCACTTCTTCCCTGCCGGCGCGGATGGCGTCGTTACTCCGGGTGGCCTGCTCGGACAGGTCCGCAAACTTGGTCTTGTACCACTCCTCGGCGGACTGCAGGTTCTTGGACGCCATGGACTCGTACTGGCCACGGATCTCCTTGAGGGCGGAGGTGAGGTCCGGCTTGGCCACCTCCATCTCCACGGACACCTGGGCAGCCTGGATCATGTCCATCAACTCGGCCACCTCCTCCTCGTGCACCTTCCTGAGGAAGTTGATCTCATCCAGGAGAGATTCCACCTTCTTTTCCAGGTCCAGACGCACCATGGTGGCATCATCCACGTCTTTCTTGAAAGCCTTGAGGGCGGCCTCCGCATCCTCACGCGCACGGAACTCATCTTCGTATTTGCCCCTGATTTTCTGCAGGTCATCTTCAATGTTGTCCCTCTCGATCAGGAGCTGAGACTTCTCTCCGGTCAGCTCTTCCAGCTGGGAGCGCAGCTCGCGTATTTCTTGCTGGTAAAGCTCGGCCAGACGGGATGGCTCGGTCTGCTTCTGGCGCAGCGCAACCAGCTCCGTCTCCAGCACTTTGTTGTGTTGCTCCAAGTTGCGCACTTTCTCGATGAACATTGCAAAGCGGTCGTTAAGACCCTGCATTTGCTCCTTTTCGTTGGTGCGGACGATTTTGAACTCATTGTTGAGGACGCTGCTCTGGGTCAAGTCGAAGGTTTCCAGTGGCATAGATGAGAAGGTGCGGCCGGACTTTCTATTGTACGAGCCCACGGATGAGATGTTGCTCctggacacagaggaggaggaccgGTAGCCTCCTCCTCGTGAGGACGCGCTCGTCGCTGAGCGCGATGGAGAGGACGCATAACGGGGAGACTCCCCGAAAATCCTCCGgtaagaggaggaagaaaaggctTCAGATCCGTAGCTCATCTTGACTTATGctgagacagagcagagcagtgggCGCGACCCCTTTTTATAGGGGACCAACCCAATCACTAATTAATGCCCCGTGATGCTACCCGGACTGGTCCGTTCCATATGCGGCAGGTAGACCCTTatttaagtaaatattttataaatattgtgCCATAGATTAATTTCTGTTCATAACAATTAGTCTATATGGGCTATATTAATCCTACATTATACGTCCAGATGTGCACAGTTGGCGCTGGTCTTTGTGTGGACCAGATGGATCTGTCCCGCAGTCGTGATGCGTCAGTGGCTGGTCCCTCGTTGCGCATTTACACGCAAACTAATAAATAGCGTTTAGCCTTGAGCGTACAGTAAGTGTAAAAAGCTGAGGAAACAACTGATAATGAGATGCAACAAGAGAAATCCTGTATTCACGTTCACGTGCAAGTGCACACACAAAGCTGTGGATGAAGATGATACACTTTTACCTCAAAGACGTTTTCATTTTACCTACATATTTGCAACTGCTGACTTCAATTCACCATTAACTTTATACATGTTAATACTGCAACAAACTGCATTTCCTGTGCATATTTCACACATAAGGGTTTGGATTTAAATCTACCCAAAATACGTAAGATGtttaattacatacatatatatattcatttatttatttatttatttgtattaccCTAAATAGGTGATAatgtctattttctttgttgtacACGAGATCATTTGGAGAAACCTCATCCCACTGACTGGACTCTGCTGCCCTCTGTTGTCAgatcccaacacacacaaatgcagattaGGGCTAAACTGGGACTAAACTATAGCTGTAAATAAACGAAATAAGCTGTTTGAAGAATATATGACACATGATGTATAGGTGCATTGGTTAATTTCCCTTCTGCTCTCATGTCTCCTATTTTTGGCATTCATGAACATTACATGAGCTTCCGTATTGTTAAGTTTGACCTGAAAATGCCCCACATGTTCCCTTGAGTTACTTTGCCCTtctctcacacatactgtatactgatATCAAATTGACGCCCTGCAGCCAAAGCCAACAAAGTGCAGAGCCGGAGGCATAGATACATGAGGCCACTGTGATTGCAGTGATTTGTCTATGTCACATGATTAAAATCCCCAGTAGTGATGATAACAATGAAGATGTGGGGCTGCTGTGTGTCAATGACATCACATGCTACTgcgtcagctgatcagctgattGGGTGTGTAAACAATAGCCCCACATCTCTATGACGTGAATCGCTAACTATTGTGAGTAAGTAAATACAGTAgtaggaaaaaataaaaaaacaaacaatgcaacacacacacacacgcacctggCAGTACTCTAATGTTAACACTTTCCCCCGGGGCCAGCCATATGCATTTTGATGCCCTGTAGGCGAGATTGGGGATGAAGAGGTATCACAAGTCATTCCTCCCTGTTGCTGTGAGACTGCACAACAAGCACTGCTCCCAGTAAAGGTCAAGGTCATTGTCGAGGTCAAATTTATATATAGCACATTTAGAAACAACCGCTGTTGCCCCAAACAACTTTAGATGCTTAAATGAAGTTAAAggaagcaataaaaaaaaaatacaataaggtaaaagtcaccaaataaaacataaagagGGAACAATAAGAATTGccttcaattaaaataaaataaaataaaataaaatgaaataataataaataaaaaagataaaactgaATAAAGTCAGGCAGACTGTTCCACAATTTAGGGCTTGCCACAGAAATGGCTCTGTCTCCTCTGGTTTTAAGCCTGGAGCTAAGGCGCGGGCCTGAAATGGAGCCTTGTGGGACCCCCACAGCCTAGAGGGGCTGCTGCTTATGAGTACTGGCCAAGATGGACAGAGAATGTCCTGTCTAACAAGTACGACTAAAGCCATTTCAGAACAGCATCTTTAAAGCTCAAGCAGTGCTCAAGGCGTGAGATGAGAATTTTGTGGGCAACAGCATCAAATGCTGCAGTTAAATCTAAAAGTAACAGCAGTTTCCAGAGGCAATAGCTAAAAGAAGATAATTAAAAGTGCTGCTTCTGTGCTGTGACATGATTTAAAAGCAGACTGAAACTTGAAGTTGCCCATAAAACATTTCCCATAAAACATCATTGTACATAAATAGGAAGCTTATAGAAACAGGGCTAGAGTTAGAGTTAACAGTGGGATCTGAATTGCACTTCTTAATGAGGGGCTGCGCAACAGCATGTTTCTGGGTGCAACCAAGTGCACAGGGAGCACTTGGGACACATAGGTAAGAGATGTGTTAatacctttttaaaatattaggCCCAGCagtgttaaaaacattttagtaaTGCGGGAGAGATgctctgtccagggtgtgaccccgcctttcgccctatgtcagctgagattggcacagcgacccccgcaaccctcatgtggagaatacagcagtagaagatggactgatggatggatggatctgAAGGCTTTTAGTTTGTCAACAAACTTTGATAGCTCAGAAAGTGACACCATCACAAAGACTGCTGAGCAAACAGAGTGAGTGAATCAGCTGGATGGGGAAGCTAAAGCCCTGATACTGGAGATTTTATCAATAAAAACGCTCACAGGGATTAATAAGACAATTAGTGTTGACCTGAGGCCTGGGAGTATTACTGGACAGcaattgtgtttttctgcagtttcCACAGCTCTCTGGTATTCAGACAGTCACTTTCTGAGAATAGCCAAGAAAACCtgaagtttgtccttttttccattttctctcaGCACACCGACATGAGTGTCTGACAGCTCAGTTCACCCAAAATGTTACTACCCACACCATGTGCAATACCTCAAGTGCAATccttgtttacactgtaaatatcattatcataaatattttttaccACTGTATTTACAAATGAATGTGAAGAAtgtgaaatgaataataataatagtaataataacaataataataataataataatgctaataattattattataattaatcattcaaaattatATTAATCAAATAAACAGGGCTGTTTTTCTCCTTGTTTTCAAAGAGGCCAAACACATtcatccaaaacaactcaaaatgtttcataaTGCTATTGTGGATAAAGTCCAAAACATCTTAACAATTGTGCAATGCCAAAAACAAGTGAGGAACAGTTACAGGGCAACAAACAATAGTAAATGGCAATTAATTTTCTGTGACGTATGAATCACGTGTGGGTGGACGAGCAGCAACAGTCCCGCCTTCTCGTGACAAACGGAGgataagccccgcccactgaaTGTCCCATAACGAGAACAGCTggcaaaaagagaaagagagagagagcagagaaaagacagaagacagaagacagacgaTAGGGAAG from Solea senegalensis isolate Sse05_10M linkage group LG6, IFAPA_SoseM_1, whole genome shotgun sequence harbors:
- the inab gene encoding internexin neuronal intermediate filament protein, alpha b, which codes for MSYGSEAFSSSSYRRIFGESPRYASSPSRSATSASSRGGGYRSSSSVSRSNISSVGSYNRKSGRTFSSMPLETFDLTQSSVLNNEFKIVRTNEKEQMQGLNDRFAMFIEKVRNLEQHNKVLETELVALRQKQTEPSRLAELYQQEIRELRSQLEELTGEKSQLLIERDNIEDDLQKIRGKYEDEFRAREDAEAALKAFKKDVDDATMVRLDLEKKVESLLDEINFLRKVHEEEVAELMDMIQAAQVSVEMEVAKPDLTSALKEIRGQYESMASKNLQSAEEWYKTKFADLSEQATRSNDAIRAGREEVNEFRRQLQSRTIEIESLRGTNESLEKQLREMEDRHNGEIGNYQESMAELENELRTTKNEMARHLREYQDLLNVKMALDIEIAAYRKLLEGEETRIGSGMSYSSPSITAGIGQGYGYQTRIYSSSSKSSKKEGKDDDQQKQQSKSGGKVSQHEVYEETVVTTKKVEKQQDPSDTAAGQKN